A section of the Pseudomonas tritici genome encodes:
- the msrQ gene encoding protein-methionine-sulfoxide reductase heme-binding subunit MsrQ encodes MRYPVWRIGVFIAAAIWPLYWLYEAWGFALGPDPGKVLVDRLGLGTLILLLITLGMTPLQKLSGWAGWIAVRRQLGLWCFAYVVLHLAAYCVFVLGLDWTQLGVELRKRPYIIVGALGFLLLLVLAVTSNRYSQRRLGSRWKKLHRLVYVILGLGLLHMLWIVRADLKEWAIYASIGVLLLVLRIPPVMRRIPRLIAKKPFSATKA; translated from the coding sequence ATGCGCTATCCAGTTTGGCGCATTGGCGTCTTTATAGCTGCGGCGATATGGCCGTTGTATTGGCTGTATGAGGCGTGGGGTTTCGCCCTCGGGCCTGATCCGGGCAAGGTTCTGGTCGATCGACTGGGGCTGGGTACGTTGATCTTGTTGCTGATCACGCTGGGGATGACCCCGCTGCAGAAGCTTAGCGGTTGGGCGGGGTGGATAGCAGTGCGGAGGCAGTTGGGTTTGTGGTGCTTTGCCTATGTGGTGCTCCATCTGGCTGCTTATTGTGTGTTTGTACTGGGGTTGGATTGGACGCAGTTGGGCGTGGAATTGCGCAAGCGGCCTTACATCATTGTGGGGGCGTTGGGGTTCCTGTTGCTGTTGGTATTGGCGGTGACGTCGAATCGTTATAGTCAGCGTCGGCTGGGGAGTCGTTGGAAGAAGCTGCATCGCCTGGTGTATGTGATTCTTGGCCTCGGCTTGCTGCATATGCTGTGGATTGTGCGGGCTGATCTGAAGGAGTGGGCTATCTATGCTTCTATAGGTGTGTTGCTCTTAGTGCTGCGAATACCGCCTGTAATGCGCCGGATCCCCCGCCTTATTGCGAAAAAACCATTTTCTGCAACAAAAGCGTAA
- the msrP gene encoding protein-methionine-sulfoxide reductase catalytic subunit MsrP, producing MLIKLPKASDCHESDVTPESFYLSRRSLLGGALAGIAASSLPRWANAEEASRYADVEAGRAPSWFAEKLPSTQWQAVTVKDEAITPFKDATHYNNFYEFGTDKGDPAANAGSLKTEPWSVVIDGEVAKPGRYALEDFMKPYQLEERIYRLRCVEAWSMVIPWIGFPISALLKQVEPTSKAKYIRFETLQDSKSMPGQRSSFGLIDWPYIEGLRLDEAMNPLAILAVGMYGRELPNQNGAPLRLVVPWKYGFKSVKSIVRISLVSEQPKTTWQSIAADEYGFYANVNPTVDHPRWTQARERRLPSGLFSPNVRETQMFNGYSDEVASLYTGLDLRKNY from the coding sequence ATGTTAATCAAGTTGCCTAAAGCGTCCGATTGCCATGAATCGGATGTCACTCCTGAATCTTTCTATCTTTCTCGCCGCAGCTTGCTTGGTGGTGCGCTTGCCGGCATCGCAGCCAGCAGTTTGCCGCGTTGGGCCAATGCTGAGGAAGCCTCACGTTATGCTGATGTTGAAGCGGGCAGGGCGCCGAGCTGGTTTGCCGAGAAGCTGCCGAGTACCCAATGGCAGGCAGTTACGGTAAAGGACGAAGCGATCACGCCGTTCAAGGATGCGACTCACTACAACAACTTCTATGAGTTTGGTACGGACAAGGGTGATCCCGCAGCGAATGCGGGCTCGCTCAAGACCGAGCCCTGGAGTGTGGTGATTGATGGCGAAGTCGCCAAGCCGGGGCGATATGCCCTGGAAGACTTTATGAAGCCGTATCAATTGGAAGAACGGATCTACCGTCTGCGCTGCGTCGAGGCGTGGTCGATGGTCATCCCCTGGATCGGCTTTCCGATCTCGGCCTTGCTCAAGCAGGTTGAGCCAACCTCCAAGGCCAAGTACATCCGCTTTGAAACTCTTCAGGATTCCAAGAGTATGCCGGGCCAGCGTTCGAGTTTCGGCTTGATCGATTGGCCTTATATAGAAGGGTTGCGCCTGGATGAGGCGATGAACCCGCTGGCGATCCTGGCTGTTGGCATGTATGGGCGTGAATTGCCCAACCAGAACGGCGCGCCGCTACGCTTGGTTGTGCCTTGGAAGTATGGCTTCAAGAGTGTGAAGTCCATTGTGCGGATCAGTCTCGTGAGCGAGCAACCGAAAACCACTTGGCAGAGCATCGCTGCGGATGAGTATGGGTTCTATGCGAATGTGAACCCAACGGTCGACCACCCTCGCTGGACTCAGGCGCGGGAGCGTCGTCTGCCGAGCGGCCTGTTCAGTCCGAATGTGCGTGAAACGCAGATGTTCAACGGCTACTCCGATGAGGTGGCTTCTCTTTATACCGGTCTGGATTTGCGGAAGAACTACTGA
- the pssA gene encoding CDP-diacylglycerol--serine O-phosphatidyltransferase, translating into MSERPEEPHQASDAESLLPIDEHVEEGHDAEGRKVRHRGIYLLPNLFTTANLFAGFYSIINSMSAQSALAAGDAVSASKYFGFAAIAIFVAMVLDGLDGRVARMTNTQSAFGAEYDSLSDMVAFGVAPALLAFAWALGDMGKVGWMVAFIYVAGAALRLARFNTQVGTADKRYFIGLASPAAAGVVAGIVWAFSDYGIQGSKMSFLVALMVAAAGMLMVSNIKYNSFKELDLKGRVPFVAILAVVLVFAVVFSDPPRILLLAFLVYAASGPVQYLLHLRRDKTLP; encoded by the coding sequence ATGAGCGAACGTCCCGAAGAGCCACACCAGGCTTCTGACGCCGAAAGCCTGCTGCCGATCGATGAGCATGTCGAAGAAGGGCATGACGCCGAAGGTCGCAAGGTCCGGCATCGTGGCATCTATCTTTTGCCGAACCTGTTCACTACGGCAAACCTGTTTGCCGGCTTCTATTCCATCATCAACTCCATGAGCGCCCAAAGTGCGCTGGCGGCGGGTGATGCGGTGAGTGCCAGTAAGTATTTCGGTTTTGCTGCCATTGCCATTTTCGTTGCCATGGTGCTCGACGGCCTTGATGGTCGTGTGGCACGCATGACTAACACGCAAAGCGCCTTCGGTGCCGAGTACGACTCGTTGTCGGATATGGTCGCGTTTGGTGTAGCCCCCGCGTTGCTGGCATTTGCCTGGGCGCTGGGTGATATGGGTAAGGTTGGCTGGATGGTCGCCTTCATCTATGTTGCGGGCGCTGCTTTGCGTCTGGCGCGCTTCAATACTCAGGTGGGGACTGCTGACAAGCGGTATTTCATCGGTCTTGCCAGCCCGGCGGCTGCGGGGGTGGTGGCAGGTATTGTCTGGGCGTTCAGTGATTACGGCATTCAGGGTTCGAAAATGTCGTTCCTGGTGGCGTTGATGGTAGCTGCTGCCGGCATGCTGATGGTCAGCAACATCAAGTACAACAGCTTCAAGGAGCTGGACCTCAAGGGGCGCGTGCCTTTCGTGGCAATCCTGGCAGTGGTGCTGGTGTTCGCCGTGGTGTTCAGTGATCCTCCGCGTATTCTGTTGCTGGCGTTCCTGGTCTACGCCGCTTCGGGCCCGGTTCAGTATCTGTTGCATCTGCGCCGCGACAAAACATTGCCTTAA
- the ilvC gene encoding ketol-acid reductoisomerase: MKVYYEKDCDLSIIQGKKVAIIGYGSQGHAQACNLKDSGVDVTVGLRKGSATVAKAEAHGLKVTDVASAVAAADLVMILTPDEFQSALYKNEIEPNIKKGATLAFSHGFAIHYNQVVPRADLDVIMIAPKAPGHTVRSEFVKGGGIPDLIAIYQDASGNAKNVALSYAAGVGGGRTGIIETTFKDETETDLFGEQAVLCGGTVELVKAGFETLVEAGYAPEMAYFECLHELKLIVDLMYEGGIANMNYSISNNAEYGEYVTGPEVINAESRQAMRNALKRIQDGEYAKMFISEGATGYPSMTAKRRNNAAHGIEIIGEQLRSMMPWIGANKIVDKAKN, translated from the coding sequence ATGAAAGTTTATTACGAAAAAGATTGTGACCTGTCGATCATCCAGGGCAAGAAAGTCGCCATCATCGGCTACGGCTCCCAGGGTCACGCACAAGCGTGCAACCTGAAAGATTCCGGCGTTGACGTGACTGTTGGCCTGCGCAAAGGCTCGGCCACCGTTGCCAAGGCTGAAGCCCATGGCCTGAAAGTGACTGACGTTGCTTCCGCCGTTGCTGCTGCCGACCTGGTCATGATCCTGACCCCGGACGAGTTCCAGTCCGCGCTGTACAAGAACGAAATCGAGCCGAACATCAAGAAGGGCGCCACCCTGGCCTTCTCCCACGGCTTCGCGATTCACTACAACCAAGTAGTGCCACGCGCTGACCTCGACGTGATCATGATCGCGCCGAAAGCCCCGGGCCACACCGTGCGTTCCGAGTTCGTCAAAGGCGGTGGTATCCCTGACCTGATCGCGATCTACCAGGACGCTTCGGGCAATGCCAAGAACGTTGCGCTGTCCTACGCTGCGGGTGTTGGCGGTGGTCGTACCGGTATCATCGAAACCACCTTCAAGGACGAGACTGAAACCGACCTGTTCGGCGAACAAGCCGTTCTGTGCGGCGGTACCGTTGAACTGGTAAAAGCCGGTTTCGAAACCCTGGTTGAAGCTGGCTACGCTCCGGAAATGGCCTACTTCGAATGCCTGCACGAACTGAAACTGATCGTTGACCTCATGTACGAAGGCGGTATCGCCAACATGAACTACTCGATCTCCAACAACGCCGAGTACGGCGAGTATGTGACTGGCCCGGAAGTGATCAACGCCGAGTCCCGTCAGGCCATGCGCAACGCCCTGAAACGTATTCAGGACGGCGAATACGCCAAAATGTTCATCAGCGAAGGCGCTACCGGCTACCCTTCGATGACCGCCAAGCGTCGTAACAACGCCGCTCACGGTATCGAAATCATCGGCGAGCAACTGCGCTCCATGATGCCGTGGATCGGTGCCAACAAGATCGTCGACAAAGCCAAAAACTAA
- the ilvN gene encoding acetolactate synthase small subunit yields MRHIISLLLENEPGALSRVVGLFSQRNYNIESLTVAPTEDPTLSRLTLTTVGHDEVIEQITKNLNKLIEVVKLVDLSESAHIERELMLVKVKATGAQRAEIKRTTDIYRGQIVDVSASVYTVQLTGTSDKLDSFIQSIGTASILETVRSGVTGIARGDKVLSI; encoded by the coding sequence ATGCGGCACATTATCTCCCTGCTTTTGGAGAACGAACCCGGCGCTCTGTCTCGTGTTGTCGGCCTGTTTTCGCAACGCAACTACAACATCGAAAGCCTGACCGTGGCCCCAACCGAAGACCCGACCTTGTCGCGCCTGACGTTGACCACCGTGGGCCACGATGAGGTGATCGAGCAGATCACCAAGAACCTCAACAAGCTGATCGAAGTGGTCAAGCTGGTCGACCTGTCGGAGAGTGCCCACATCGAGCGCGAGCTGATGCTGGTCAAGGTCAAGGCCACCGGCGCCCAGCGTGCCGAGATCAAGCGCACTACCGATATTTATCGCGGGCAGATCGTCGATGTGAGCGCCAGCGTTTATACCGTTCAACTGACCGGTACAAGCGACAAGCTGGACAGCTTCATCCAATCGATCGGGACGGCCTCGATTCTGGAAACAGTACGCAGTGGTGTCACCGGGATTGCCCGTGGCGACAAAGTACTCAGCATCTAA
- a CDS encoding acetolactate synthase 3 large subunit: protein MELLSGGEMLVRFLRDEGVDYIYGYPGGALLHVYDALFKEPAVTHILVRHEQAATHMADGYARATGKAGVVLVTSGPGATNAITGIATAYMDSIPMVIISGQVASTMVGTDAFQETDMIGISRPIVKHSFMIKHASEIPEIMKKAFYLAQSGRPGPVVVDIPKDMTNPAEKFEYVFPKKAKLRSYSPAVRGHSGQIRKAAEMLLAAKRPVLYSGGGVILGGGSAPLTELAKLLNLPVTNTLMGLGAFPGTDRQFVGMLGMHGSYTANLAMHHADVILAVGARFDDRVINGASKFCPNAKIIHIDIDPASISKTIKADVPIVGPVESVLTEMVAALKDIGEAPNKESVASWWKQIDEWRGDRGLFPYDKGDGSIIKPQTVIETLCEVTKGDAFVTSDVGQHQMFAAQYYKFDKPNRWINSGGLGTMGFGFPAAMGVKLSFPDTDVACVTGEGSIQMNIQELSTCLQYGLPVKIVCLNNGVLGMVRQWQDMSYNSRHSHSYMESLPDFVKLVEAYGHVGIRITDLKDLKPKMEEAFAMKDRLVFIDIKVDTSEHVYPMQIKDGSMRDMWLNKTERT, encoded by the coding sequence GTGGAGCTTTTATCTGGCGGTGAGATGCTCGTCCGCTTTTTGCGTGACGAAGGCGTCGACTATATCTACGGGTACCCAGGTGGTGCTCTGCTGCATGTCTACGACGCACTGTTCAAGGAACCGGCTGTTACCCACATCCTGGTTCGCCACGAACAGGCCGCGACCCATATGGCTGACGGTTATGCCCGTGCCACCGGTAAAGCCGGTGTGGTACTGGTAACATCCGGCCCAGGCGCAACCAATGCCATTACCGGCATCGCGACTGCCTATATGGACTCCATCCCGATGGTGATCATTTCTGGCCAGGTGGCAAGCACCATGGTCGGTACCGATGCATTCCAGGAAACCGACATGATCGGTATCTCCCGGCCGATCGTGAAACACAGCTTCATGATCAAGCATGCCTCGGAAATCCCGGAAATCATGAAGAAGGCCTTCTACCTCGCACAGTCCGGTCGCCCGGGCCCTGTGGTGGTTGATATCCCGAAAGACATGACCAACCCGGCGGAAAAATTCGAATACGTCTTCCCGAAAAAAGCCAAGCTGCGTTCCTACAGCCCGGCCGTTCGTGGGCACTCGGGGCAAATTCGCAAGGCAGCAGAAATGCTCCTGGCGGCCAAGCGTCCCGTGTTGTATTCGGGTGGTGGTGTGATTCTGGGCGGCGGTTCCGCACCGCTGACCGAACTGGCCAAGCTGCTCAACCTGCCGGTGACCAACACCTTGATGGGCCTCGGCGCATTCCCGGGTACGGATCGCCAGTTTGTCGGCATGCTCGGCATGCACGGCAGCTACACCGCCAACCTGGCGATGCACCATGCCGACGTGATCCTGGCAGTGGGTGCACGTTTCGATGACCGGGTAATCAACGGCGCGAGCAAATTCTGCCCGAACGCCAAGATCATCCATATCGACATCGACCCTGCGTCCATCTCCAAGACCATCAAGGCCGATGTGCCGATCGTAGGTCCGGTTGAAAGCGTATTGACCGAGATGGTTGCCGCGCTCAAGGACATCGGCGAAGCGCCGAACAAGGAATCCGTCGCCAGTTGGTGGAAGCAGATTGACGAATGGCGCGGTGATCGTGGCCTGTTCCCTTACGATAAGGGCGACGGCAGCATCATCAAGCCACAAACCGTGATCGAGACCCTGTGCGAAGTGACCAAGGGCGACGCCTTTGTGACCTCCGACGTGGGCCAGCACCAGATGTTCGCCGCGCAGTACTACAAGTTCGACAAGCCTAATCGCTGGATCAATTCCGGTGGCCTGGGCACGATGGGCTTTGGTTTTCCTGCGGCCATGGGCGTGAAACTGAGCTTCCCGGACACCGACGTCGCGTGCGTCACCGGTGAGGGCAGCATCCAGATGAACATCCAGGAACTGTCGACGTGCCTGCAGTACGGCCTTCCGGTGAAGATCGTCTGCTTGAACAACGGCGTGCTGGGCATGGTTCGTCAGTGGCAGGACATGAGCTACAACAGCCGTCACTCCCATTCCTACATGGAGTCGCTGCCAGATTTCGTCAAATTGGTTGAAGCCTATGGCCACGTCGGCATTCGCATCACCGACTTGAAAGATCTGAAGCCGAAGATGGAAGAAGCGTTCGCCATGAAAGATCGCTTGGTGTTCATCGATATCAAGGTGGATACCAGCGAGCACGTCTACCCGATGCAGATCAAAGACGGCTCGATGCGCGACATGTGGCTGAACAAGACGGAGCGTACTTAA
- a CDS encoding YqcC family protein, with protein MDARFPAIAEQLLLIERELRVQGWWDEVSPSVEALSSVEPFSVDTLDFHQWLQWIFLVRMKQILEQDLPLPNASGIMEMAEMVYADRPLESLGLRNALKKFDQLIADAR; from the coding sequence ATGGATGCACGCTTTCCCGCAATTGCCGAACAGTTATTGCTGATTGAGCGCGAATTGCGCGTGCAGGGCTGGTGGGACGAGGTGTCCCCCAGCGTCGAGGCACTCAGCAGCGTTGAGCCCTTTTCGGTAGACACCCTGGACTTTCACCAGTGGCTGCAATGGATCTTCCTGGTGCGCATGAAGCAGATCCTCGAGCAGGACCTGCCATTGCCAAATGCTTCGGGGATCATGGAGATGGCGGAGATGGTCTACGCTGACCGCCCGCTGGAAAGCCTCGGCTTGCGCAATGCGCTGAAAAAGTTCGACCAACTGATCGCCGACGCTCGTTAA
- a CDS encoding tetratricopeptide repeat protein, giving the protein MNKWLFPAITALALLSGCSSVQRGSIPVVDSSTAVSNNDRISANGGFRQTVTQRPAQATTQAMPQDSGVVVMVPGGGAAASAPISAEPWTPGPSTSGPIDSTPVQAAPINQGTYNMPSTPSGIPSSSSGGGLSADEQLDGPVLALLTTAQQQQAGGDLNGASSSLERAQRVAPREPQVLYRLAQVRMAQGDAPQAEQFARRGLSLANGRPDLQASLWALIGDARAAQGDAAGAAQARQKAKVSL; this is encoded by the coding sequence GTGAACAAATGGTTGTTTCCAGCTATTACAGCTCTGGCTTTGCTCAGCGGTTGCTCCAGCGTCCAACGCGGCTCCATTCCCGTGGTGGACTCCAGCACAGCCGTCTCCAATAACGACCGGATTTCGGCCAATGGCGGGTTCCGTCAAACCGTGACCCAGCGCCCTGCGCAGGCAACGACCCAGGCAATGCCACAGGATTCCGGCGTGGTGGTGATGGTGCCAGGCGGCGGCGCAGCGGCATCGGCGCCGATCAGTGCTGAGCCCTGGACGCCGGGCCCAAGCACCTCGGGCCCGATTGACTCCACGCCGGTTCAAGCGGCGCCGATCAATCAAGGCACCTACAACATGCCGTCGACGCCAAGTGGTATTCCGTCATCCTCCAGCGGTGGCGGCCTGTCGGCTGATGAGCAATTGGACGGCCCGGTGCTGGCGCTGCTGACCACTGCCCAGCAACAGCAGGCAGGGGGGGATTTGAACGGCGCTTCGTCCAGCCTTGAGCGTGCCCAGCGTGTTGCACCTCGCGAGCCTCAAGTGTTGTACCGCTTGGCGCAAGTACGCATGGCCCAGGGCGACGCGCCGCAAGCCGAGCAGTTTGCCCGTCGGGGCCTGAGTCTGGCTAACGGTCGTCCAGACCTGCAAGCCAGTCTGTGGGCCTTGATTGGTGACGCGCGTGCCGCACAAGGTGACGCAGCCGGCGCGGCCCAGGCTCGCCAGAAAGCCAAGGTCAGCCTCTGA
- the mrcB gene encoding penicillin-binding protein 1B translates to MTRTRSPRSRKKPPSRGLRPWLGWALKLGLVGLVVLAGFAVYLDAVVQEKFSGKRWTIPAKVYARPLELFTGQKLSKDDFLTELDALGYRREPVSNGPGAAAVTGNTVDLNTRGFQFYEGLEKAQPVRVRFSGDYVAELSSLNGSKLPVVRLEPLMIGGIYPKNLEDRILIKLDQVPPYLLETLVAVEDRDFYHHWGVSPKSIARAVWVNTSGGKMTQGGSTLTQQLVKNFYLTNERSLTRKLTEAMMAMLLELHYSKQEILEAYLNEVFVGQDGQRAVHGFGLASQFFFGQPLSELKLHQVALLVGMVKGPSYYNPRRNPERALERRNLVLDVLEQQGVATADQVAAAKKMPLGVTTRGKLADSSFPGFIDLVKRQLREDYRDEDLTEEGLRIFTSFDPILQMKAEASVNDTFKRLTGRKGSDEVEAAMVVTNPETGEVQAMIGSRQASFAGFNRALDAVRPIGSLVKPAVYLTALEKPSKYTLTSWLSDDPLSVKGADGQVWTPQNFDRRSHGTVFLYQGIAHSYNISTSRLGLEVGVPNVLKTIARLGVTREFPAFPSILLGAGAMTPMEVATMYQTLANGGFNTPMRGIRSVLTAEGEPLKRYPFQIQQRFDAGSIYLIQNAMQRVMREGTGSSVYKVLPSNLTLAGKTGTSNDSRDSWFAGFGQDVLAVVWLGRDDNGKTPFTGATGALQVWTSFMRKADPLPLNMPQPDNIVQAWIDPHTGQGSDSNCPGAVQMPYIRGSEPPPGAACGGSAPADAESVMDWVKGWMN, encoded by the coding sequence ATGACTCGAACCCGATCTCCCCGTTCCCGTAAAAAACCTCCCTCCCGTGGCCTTCGCCCTTGGCTGGGCTGGGCGCTCAAGCTTGGCTTGGTAGGCCTTGTGGTGCTCGCCGGCTTTGCGGTGTACCTCGACGCTGTGGTCCAGGAGAAATTCTCCGGCAAGCGCTGGACCATTCCGGCCAAGGTGTACGCGCGCCCACTGGAACTGTTCACCGGCCAGAAGCTGAGCAAGGATGACTTCCTGACCGAGCTCGATGCCTTGGGCTACCGCCGCGAACCCGTGAGCAACGGTCCGGGTGCGGCCGCCGTCACGGGTAACACCGTCGACCTGAATACCCGCGGCTTCCAGTTCTACGAAGGCCTGGAAAAAGCCCAGCCGGTGCGCGTGCGCTTTTCCGGCGATTACGTTGCCGAGTTGTCGTCGCTCAATGGCTCGAAGCTGCCCGTGGTTCGACTGGAACCGCTGATGATCGGCGGCATTTACCCGAAAAACCTTGAAGATCGCATCCTGATCAAGCTTGATCAGGTGCCGCCGTACCTGCTGGAAACCCTGGTTGCCGTCGAAGACCGCGATTTTTACCACCACTGGGGCGTCTCGCCGAAGTCGATTGCCCGCGCGGTTTGGGTGAACACCTCTGGCGGTAAGATGACCCAGGGCGGCAGCACGCTCACGCAACAATTGGTCAAGAACTTCTACCTGACCAATGAGCGCAGCCTGACGCGCAAGCTCACCGAAGCCATGATGGCGATGTTGCTGGAGCTGCACTACAGCAAGCAGGAAATCCTAGAGGCGTACCTCAATGAGGTGTTCGTCGGCCAAGACGGCCAGCGCGCCGTGCATGGTTTTGGCTTGGCCAGCCAGTTCTTCTTTGGCCAGCCGCTTTCCGAATTGAAGCTGCATCAGGTTGCGCTGCTGGTGGGCATGGTCAAGGGGCCTTCCTACTACAACCCGCGTCGTAACCCTGAGCGCGCACTGGAACGTCGTAACCTGGTGCTCGATGTGCTTGAGCAACAGGGCGTTGCGACGGCGGACCAAGTCGCCGCGGCGAAGAAAATGCCACTGGGTGTAACAACCCGCGGCAAGCTGGCGGACAGCTCCTTCCCAGGCTTTATCGATCTGGTCAAACGCCAACTGCGTGAAGATTACCGCGACGAAGACTTGACCGAAGAGGGCCTGCGGATCTTCACCAGTTTCGACCCGATCCTGCAGATGAAAGCCGAAGCGTCCGTCAATGACACCTTCAAGCGCCTCACGGGGCGTAAAGGCTCCGATGAAGTCGAAGCGGCAATGGTCGTGACCAACCCGGAAACCGGTGAAGTGCAGGCCATGATCGGCAGTCGCCAGGCCAGCTTCGCCGGTTTCAACCGCGCGCTGGATGCGGTACGGCCAATCGGTTCGCTGGTCAAGCCTGCGGTTTACCTGACCGCCTTGGAAAAGCCGAGCAAATACACGCTGACCAGTTGGCTGTCGGATGATCCATTGTCGGTCAAGGGGGCTGATGGCCAGGTGTGGACGCCGCAGAACTTCGACCGTCGCTCCCACGGTACGGTGTTCCTATACCAAGGGATCGCTCACTCCTACAACATCTCCACTTCCCGCCTCGGCCTTGAAGTCGGCGTGCCGAACGTCCTCAAGACGATCGCGCGACTGGGTGTCACCCGTGAATTCCCGGCCTTTCCGTCGATCCTGCTGGGCGCTGGCGCGATGACCCCGATGGAAGTCGCAACCATGTACCAGACCCTAGCCAACGGTGGTTTCAATACACCGATGCGCGGGATCCGCAGCGTGTTGACTGCCGAAGGCGAGCCGCTCAAGCGTTACCCGTTCCAGATTCAGCAACGTTTTGATGCGGGCTCCATCTATCTGATTCAGAACGCCATGCAGCGCGTGATGCGTGAAGGTACCGGTAGTTCTGTCTATAAGGTCCTGCCATCGAACCTGACGCTGGCGGGCAAGACCGGTACCAGTAACGATTCGCGCGACAGTTGGTTCGCCGGCTTCGGCCAGGACGTGCTGGCGGTGGTGTGGCTGGGGCGTGACGATAACGGCAAGACCCCGTTCACCGGTGCCACCGGTGCGCTGCAGGTCTGGACCAGTTTCATGCGCAAGGCCGACCCGCTGCCGTTGAACATGCCGCAGCCGGATAACATCGTGCAGGCCTGGATTGATCCGCACACGGGTCAAGGCTCCGATTCCAATTGTCCGGGGGCGGTGCAGATGCCGTATATTCGCGGCAGCGAACCGCCACCCGGTGCCGCGTGCGGTGGCAGTGCCCCTGCTGACGCGGAATCGGTGATGGATTGGGTCAAGGGCTGGATGAATTAA
- a CDS encoding AAA family ATPase yields MSQSLIAALQNPALYPHPVEAFQVIETHISWVVLTGSYAYKLKKPMNFGFLDFTDLEKRGHFCREELRLNQRLTDDLYLEVLPITGTAEAPQLGGDGPVIEYALKMRQFPQSQLLSTLQANGELTSAHIDEMAKQIAHFHLTAPTVPQEHPAGTPDEVMAPVRQNFDQIRPFLSDKVDLAQLDALHAWAESSFERLKPLFAQRKLEGFTRECHGDIHLGNATLIDGHVVIFDCIEFNEPFRFTDVYADTAFLAMDLEDRGLKSLARRFISQYLELTGDYHGLEVLNFYKAYRALVRAKVSLFSMPSEASPVQRATTLRQYRNYANLAESYSTIPSRFLAITHGVSAVGKSHVAMRLVEALGAVRLRSDVERKRLFGEQHVENTPQAGIYAADASAATYARLNEIADTVLRAGYPVVLDATFLKREQRDAAAKIAEATGAPFLILDCNAPQAVISNWLAQRQADKNDPSDATLTVIEEQHANRDPLTAEELLLSKRVETNESGTLDALVAHIRQHLPGL; encoded by the coding sequence GTGAGCCAGTCCCTGATCGCCGCCCTGCAAAACCCGGCTTTATACCCCCATCCGGTTGAAGCGTTCCAAGTCATCGAGACCCATATTTCCTGGGTCGTACTGACCGGTTCCTACGCTTATAAACTGAAGAAGCCGATGAACTTCGGCTTTCTGGATTTCACCGACCTGGAAAAGCGCGGCCACTTCTGCCGGGAAGAACTGCGCCTTAACCAGCGCCTGACAGACGATTTGTATCTTGAAGTGTTGCCGATCACCGGCACTGCCGAAGCCCCGCAACTGGGTGGCGATGGCCCGGTGATCGAGTACGCGCTGAAAATGCGTCAGTTCCCACAAAGCCAATTGCTCAGTACCCTGCAAGCCAACGGCGAACTGACCAGCGCGCACATTGATGAGATGGCCAAGCAGATCGCGCACTTCCACCTCACCGCGCCGACAGTCCCGCAAGAACACCCTGCCGGCACCCCGGACGAAGTGATGGCACCGGTTCGCCAGAACTTCGATCAGATCCGCCCGTTCCTCAGCGACAAGGTTGACCTGGCTCAACTGGACGCGCTGCACGCCTGGGCCGAAAGCAGCTTCGAGCGCCTCAAGCCGCTGTTCGCCCAGCGCAAGCTGGAGGGTTTTACCCGCGAATGCCACGGTGATATTCACTTGGGTAACGCAACCCTGATCGATGGCCACGTGGTGATCTTCGACTGCATCGAGTTCAACGAGCCTTTCCGCTTTACCGACGTGTACGCCGACACCGCCTTCCTGGCCATGGACTTGGAAGACCGTGGCCTCAAGTCCCTGGCGCGTCGCTTCATCAGCCAGTACCTGGAGCTGACCGGTGATTATCACGGCCTGGAAGTCCTGAACTTCTATAAAGCCTACCGAGCGCTGGTACGCGCCAAGGTTTCACTGTTCAGCATGCCGAGCGAAGCCAGCCCAGTGCAGCGCGCGACGACCCTGCGCCAATACCGCAACTATGCCAACCTGGCGGAAAGCTACAGCACCATTCCGTCGCGCTTCCTGGCAATTACCCATGGTGTTTCGGCCGTAGGCAAAAGCCATGTTGCCATGCGCCTGGTCGAAGCCTTGGGCGCTGTGCGCCTGCGTTCGGATGTGGAGCGCAAGCGCCTGTTCGGCGAGCAACATGTGGAAAACACGCCTCAGGCCGGCATCTATGCAGCCGATGCCAGCGCGGCGACCTACGCGCGCTTGAATGAAATCGCCGACACCGTCCTTCGCGCAGGTTACCCAGTGGTGCTGGATGCGACCTTCCTTAAGCGCGAACAACGTGATGCAGCTGCCAAGATTGCTGAAGCCACCGGTGCACCCTTCCTGATCCTGGATTGCAATGCGCCTCAGGCCGTTATCTCAAACTGGTTGGCGCAACGTCAGGCAGATAAAAACGATCCTTCCGACGCGACATTGACGGTTATCGAAGAACAGCACGCCAATCGCGACCCGCTGACAGCCGAGGAACTGCTCCTCAGCAAACGCGTCGAAACCAACGAAAGCGGGACCCTGGATGCCTTGGTCGCGCATATTCGCCAACACTTGCCAGGCTTGTAA